aaagtAATCATGGTCTCAGACAAGGCAACaattttttaaggattttgattggaaaagttaaaaaaggatATATAATGTTTAAAAACACCAATAATAATGAGTTAATattaatacttaatatatatgttCCAAATGACATGTTAACTAAATTCTTAAAGtaaaattctcaaaatatttgTCTTAGATCCCCAGATAAATCTAActataagataaataggaaagaagttaaggatATGATTAAAAATTTTAGTCAATCggtcatttgaaaaatattaagtacttactatgtcccaggcactgtggGAAgggctagggatacaaaaaaaaaggcaaaaaaaaaagtttcctgctctcaaggagatcaTAGTCTAAAAGAgcagatatataaatatgttcaaACAAGTAGTCTAAAAGAGTAGACATATAAATGttcaaacaagatatatagatatatgataaatagcaaagaaaagacactggaaataaaggaaatcatgaaaagctttttatttaaataaggtAGGATTctaatttaaaggaagccagagaagccaggaggcagagtaTTAGAagcatgggagacagccagtgaaaatacatagtcaggaagaagagtcttatTCAAGGAACAGTGAAGAGGAGAATGTTACACAGAGTGAgagagatataagaagactggagaaGTGGGCAGGACAGATGGAATGAGGACTTTGGATGCTGAAGAGAGGATTTTATAGTTGATCTTGGAGATAAGAGGGAGCTACTGGCATTTATTGAATAAGGAGATAATGTGGTTAGATTTTTGCTTTAGAAAGATttctttgacagctgagtggcaGGCTGATTAGAGTAAGAAGAAACATAGGGAGACCTTCAGCAGGCTACTGGAATAGTCCAGGCAGCAAATGGTGAGGGGCTGTACCAGAGTAGTGGCATTGTCAGAGGGCAGAAGTAGAGAGGAGAATAGAAGCATTAAGAAGGTAAAATTAGCAGGGATGGTGAGAGAGGAAAGAGTCAAACACAGATCTCTGGTGATTACTGAATGAGAacatgaaggaaaataagaatttttcaaatatacatgGCACCTTTACAAAGAATGCTAATATACTGTACCAGGGATCTACAAATTATGGCCCATAGGCCAAATCTGGCCAATGGCCTGTTTTTGTATGGCCCATAAACAAAGagtgttttttacattttaaaattcagttttattgtcttaaatttaaaaaaaaatactcagcaAGTCAGTTTTCCCTCAGGCCACAGTATGCCAGTCCCTCAACTGGgccataaaaaaatagaataaagaaattcagaaaacagACATATTAAATATACTAATTACCAATCAAAAAAATTACACCAATATATATTCAAAACTACCAAaactatatttaataaaagaCCTTTAAATAAAgtgttaaaaattaattggaaactaaataactcAATCCTCAAGAATTCATGGTTAAAAGAACCATAGAaacaaaatattcagaaaaaaaaaaaaaaccaaaaaccaaaaacaaagaagTTACCcatcaaagagataatatattATGGCCAGttaagatttataccagaaattcaAAGTTGGTTTAATATCAGAAAAATTATAACTATAGTAGACtattaacaacaaaaaatcccaaatgatctATTGATTATATCAACAGATAGTATCTTTTTTGATGAAATAAAACTCCTATCTCTTTTAAAAACCctaaaaagcaataaataaataaataatagacagGCTCATCTttactgaaacaaacaaaaaaaaaaaaacaagcattttacATAACTGAGATAAAATAGAGTCCTTTTCAGTAAGAGGAAAAGTAAAGCAAAGATGTCCATCATCATCACAATTAGGTCTCCCagacaaggaaaagaaattggGAGAATAAACACAAGAGCAAACAAAATGAAACTGATATGGTGCTTTATTTATAGAACTCTAGATAGTCAACTAAGAAGTAACTGAAATAATAACTTTGACAAagtaatagaatagaaaataagcACATAAATCTTAATAACTTTTACATATTATCAATAAAACCTatcaggaagagagaggagaaattccattttaaataaactACAAAATGTGTAAAATACCTGGGAGTCTATTTGCTATGACAAACACAGGAACCAACCacataaatatcaaaaaaaattcacgaaaaacaaaaacaaaaaaatggcatTCTcaacacaaataaagacagaactAAGTAATTTGGAGAAATATCTATGGCTCATGAGTTGGTGGATCCaggataataaaaatgattaacattaactaaattaatctgcttattcaATGTCCTACAAATTATCAAAGAGTTACTTTGCAGAATTAGaacaaagtaataacaaaatgaatttgtgggttttttttaaacttttattatttttttattacagatttttatagacccttgcaaaatcttgtgttgcaaatttttccctccctttcctgcaccccctcccctagatggcaaataatccaatatatgttatacatgttaaaatatatgttaaatccaatatatgcaaacatatttatataattattttgctgcataaaaaaatcagatcaaaaaggaaagaaaatgagtaagaaaacaaaatgcaagtgaacaacaacaaaaagagtatgttatgttgtgatccatattaccagttcccacagtcctctctctgggtgtagatggctctcttcatcacaagttcattggaattggcatcaattatcttattgttgaagagagccaagtccatcagaattgatcatcatataatcttcttgttgccatgtacaatgatctcctggttctgctcatttcacttagtatcagttcatgtaagtctctccaggcttctctgaaatcatcattttttatagaacaataatattccagaacattaatttaccataacatattcagccattttcctttacctgatggacatccactcagtttccagtttctagccactacaaaaagggctgccacaaacatttttgtacatgtgggtccctttatctcttttaagatctctttggaatacatggttaatttaaattaaaaatgaaatttatctagACAAAcacaaggtcaagaatattaagagaaatcatatttttaaaaagatggggggaaaaaaggcctACCATTACCAGACTTCAAACCATACTACAAAGCAGAAATCATCAAAACAGCtgcttaagaaatagaaaaagtatatAGATTAAGTATATAtcatacagaaacaaaaaaaaaaaacagatccaaTCTGATAAACTCCCCAACCCAGCTACTGAATTATGAACTCACTAGTCAACCAAAATTGTTATATAAACACTAGAAGGCAGGGAAATTTATAGAGTAGCAGGAGGAACTGAAGGAGTTTATGACAGTGCCATAGGCCATAGAGGACCAGGTTCACTTCTTCCAGCCAGTTGAATGGGACTTGCAGATTGCCCTAGCCAGCTTTTACGAAGATGGAAGAGATGAACATCATTTCACTTGTCTAGCCagcacccttttttttttttttttaaatttttttaattttaattttaatagtttttatttaccaaatatatgcatgggtaaattttacaacattgacaattgccaaaccttttgtcctaattgaaaaattagaagaaattctccttcctcccccacccccccagatggcagatcgaccaatacatgttaaatacgataagagtataaattaaatacaatatatgtatacatgtccaaacagttgttttactgaacaagaagaatcggactttgcaatagtgtacaattagcctgtgaaggaaatccaaaatgcaggtggacaaaattagagggattgggaattctatgcagtggttcatagtcatcttccagagttctttcgctgggtgcagctggttcagttcattactgctctatcggaactgatttggttcatctcattgttggagagggccacgtccatcagaattgatcatcatatagtattgttgctgaagtatacaatgatctcctggtcctattcatttcactcaacatcagttgatgtaagtttctccaggcctttccgaaatcatcctgttggtcatttcttacagaacaataatattccataacattcatataccacaatttattcagccaatctccaattgatgggcatgccacaaacattcttgcacatacaggtcctttcccaaagagaacctgtatgtgcaagaatgtttgtggcagcactctttgtggtggccagaaaatggaaaccatgtggatgcccatcaatctcCCTGCAGAAGTAAAGCACTCCCAGTGCTATGAAGGTTTTTCACATGGAGGACAAGTCGTGGAGAAGCATCAAGATGAGGACTTTGTAAAGCTCAAGGGAACCTTCAAAGTTTTCATTGTCCAGAGATCAGAAACTGGGCAGTACTATCCCCTAGCCACTAAACACAAGTCCTCCAACTCAGTAGGTGGAAATGACACCCCTGATGAGTCAGGGCTCAACATCCAAATCCTGCTTGCTGATGGCAGGAGCCTGGGAAGAAAATTTAGCCTAGAATCAGTAATACCCAGCTTTTCATTGTCAAAACCCAGACAGTGTTGGCAGCTGACCTTTGTCCTTATGACCATGTTCTTTCAGAAAAGAATTGACTGATGAGAGCCTGACCATGAAGAAGGCCAATCCATTCAATGCTGTTATTCTCCAGTggtcctcttccccctcccctcctgccTCACACTTTCTACCTCTTGTTTCTGTCTACAGCTATCTGATGCATGTATGCATCAATATGCCCTATGTATATACTATGCCGCATAGTGTCCCGTCTCCCATTAGTCCTGGTCACTTAGATCTCAGTGGCACATTTCTTTTATCTTGCACTTACTAGCTTTTTTATGATGATcagtaaactttttaaaaaagttaataaaaacaatcaaaaaaaggcaaaaagaccccataaatacaaaatatttttatttttatgtttattgtaCTCTTTTTGTAACATCAAAGAACAGGAAACAAAAAGGGAATAGCTAAAcatcaattaagaaatggctaaacaaattatagcatatgaatataatgaaatattatactttaaaaatgatgaaaagattagTTTGAGTCAGTGAAACCTGGAATATTTGTATAAACTAATGTATAGAGAAGTGAACAGAAATGGAGGAAGATTTTATATAAAATCCttgcaaaaacaattttgaaggatttaagaactttgatcaacaatgattgatttttttagttttttagttttttttttttttgtggggcaattggggttaagcgacttgcttagagtcacacagcatCTAAGTGTCTCagtccatatttgaattcaggtctcctgaaTCTAGGGCCAATGCACCATTTAATTTGGCCTCATGATACCCATTTCCCCCCCCAAAATTCAAGGTTCTTGAAcccttgtttattattatttttttaatgaataactttgttgttttatttcaccttcattttgtaaaattaaaactttttatttacaaagcatatacatgagtaatttttccaatattgacccttgcaaaatcttttgttccaaatttttcctctcctcaccactccctcccctagctggcaggtagtcctatacatgttaaatatgttgaaatacatgttaattttttttaacagaatacTAATGATGCATTATTATACATACTGGTAATCTTGTCAACAAGAACCAAATTCCAGAAACCATTCCTCCTTCCTATctatgagccatagaattagcatatcaatgattgaaagctggataaatgtatttccttgcttctgtttctctgctgaattctCTTAGAATTCCAGTCTGCTTTGTAATAGCATTACTATTAgaataaactttgtcccttgactagGGGGTAAAAAATACTAATGAGGAAGCATGCTATACTTCCTGAATGAGAAGTGGAGGGTTTAGGGTAAAGAAACAGTTTTTAGATATAGCCAATGAaaaaatttgtctttctttaaCTAAAAAGCTTTCTAACAAGAGTTTTTCCCCCAAAAGTGGGGAATGAGGTAAGggcaaaagagaaatagaaaaattaattttattcattgaaaaaataaaatttaacttaaaaagtaagaaaaagaaattgaataggcaaaagaataaacaaaattttcaCTTTATGAAAATATGGTTtgtttagagaatcaactaaaaattaattgaaattagTAGCAGGATAATAAACTTACATAAattatcatcatttctatatattagcaACAAAACTCagcaggaagaaagaagaaatttcatttaaattaactatacactatgcaaaatatttggaagtctatttGCTAAGCCAAACAGaggaactataaaaataaaactacaaaacatttatGGAAATAAAGATAGTCCTAAATAAATAGAGATTTATCAATTGCTTATGAGTAGGTTGAGCCAGTATAATacttaaactgattttttttatttcagagcACAAATCAACCTACTaaagttttctttataaaaaagcaaaagaaataataacaaactcACCTAGAAAAGCAAAAGATTAAGATTctcaaaagaaacaatgaaaaaaaagtagaaaagaaatgtCTAGcaaatatgtcatatatatatatgtgtatatattttgatctCCTAAAGAGATcaatgtcagaaaaaaatgactcaatatAAGACAAAATTTGTTTcagaaaagaataggaaataaaacataaatttggGAATAGTTGGGAAAAAAACATGTGGTAAATAAACagaatgaaatactattatgtagaaatgacaaatatgcataatttgaATATGTTCTTGAATTGATATGGattaaaataaacagaaccaaaagCACAAAATATCCAataaacaaagcatttattaagcacttgttatATGAAAAGCACTgtggaacaaatagaaaagtaagacagtttttctctcaaggagattatattttaatggaagagaGAATACATATACTTTTCAGCTGCATGCCAGATATATAGGTTCCATCATCCATGGATCTTTACAGTAGTAAAATAGATGGTGATATCcctctttaatgtcattttcactGATAAAATCCTATCAATTGATGATGTGGAATATATGATAATATTTGACAATTTGACACTGACTATAACAACATAAATGAAAAGGTCATTAAAAGTAGGCCAAACTCTtgagtaattgaaaaaataatggtTCTAGAGAAcagataataaaacataaataccCTCTTTCTCACAGTAAAGGAATAAGGTTATCAGGGAAAAATGCATTGTCAGGTACTTTTGcataattgtttttcctttgttctatcTAGGAGGGAGAATTTTTCCAGAAATAACTATAACATAAAAGacttcaataaatttttaaaaatgaactttaagAATAAGCAAAGACAAATGCAGCCCCCCCTCTTTTTTGAGGGGGGGACTACATGAGTTAAACTGATCTCAAGAAAAATGAtgcagataaaaaaattaatatagtcTACCCAGAAaccataaagtttttttttagtagaaggggaagaaattgaaaacCACAAAGcaaatataacaataaatgaGATGAGACCTTGGAATGAAATGAGTTTGCatgaattacattaaaaaatttttcaagaaaaatttgTCACTGTAATCATAACCCTgtctttgaaagagataataggCTCTGCTTCATTTAATAAAGGCAACTTCATATTTTCATAAAAGCATTGGTGAAAATATAATAACCCTTTAAAATCATccaatttcccatttttttagTTATATAGTCATCAAGCAACTTTATGATCTTaattggatttatcaaatagATTTCCTCTAGTGAGAAGAGAATACGTTGATTTAGTCATATAAGCATGGTTCATTTAACTAAAAATTGACAAACAGATATCCTAGTTCACAAATCAAATTTCCTGCTTGTTCATATAGTATAAATTAAGTTCATTTAGGACTAACCTAGGGATTATTAACCTTTTTTGTCATATATTCCTTTGTCAGTCCAGGGAAGTCTATGGACTtctcaaaattatgttttttaaaagcacatacataggattacaattaatacaattaaattcataggaatacaaaagaaacaaattatataaaaaaacacttaacaaaatattttttgaaagttCACTGATCCCAGATTAATAATCCTTAATTTAACTAATTCTTAATTAACTAATCCTGGATGAATTAACAATAAAATTCTTAGtctatgaaaagacaaaaaaacaaaatcttagaGAAGTCACCCATACCTTAACACTTAAAGAATTACACTGGAGAATGAATGTTGGCTGATGCTTTAAtacaagaatatttaaaattattttgaaaatggtTTCACAACACTGGACAAAATTTTAATgacataattagaaaataatattatcataaatattattctacagtattattgttgtaagggccctttaaatgggtggacacagtgcatcgggagattgaggcccagaagtaatttctgtggatattaggactgcccttgggcgggatcctggccatattgagatagtttcgtaatgggtgactctctcgctgattggctgtgtgtgtgacctcacaggccctatgtaagcccactgcaggcagcaaccgctctctttaacctcgtgctgttcaccctggctccccagcctgggtggccaagccaagatgggtagccaaaagaggtaagggttttggtagtgaacacatgggtcttctgaccaggtgttcactcgggaaccaacaagtcagggcatcagttagggcattatgtgagtaggtataataaaggcttttaagattacacgtgattgttcttgagtgcgctaccggttattaagctatagattcaagagattgtggccagagaccttagaaggcctcagaggaggcgagccgggtagagctcacactgcaaaggacagtggtcaaaggtactctggtgggtctaggacagactagtaattgtaactgccaggagagcacgttacaattgtTGCCCTCTTTCCCCCAAGCACTTCTTATATGTAAGATGAGCATTATAGCCAGTACTTAACACCACTGTGGGGATAAAACCCTATCTATTGTCTTCCCTACGAATATTCTAAAAGCAGAGAATACTGATGAACATATGTACTTCTGTAtgcatcataaaagaaaaaagggtgcCCAAAGAGATAGTTGAAATACTAAAAGATGTTCCATAGAAAAAGAGAAGTcccaaagaaaatcacaaaactgtattgatattaaaatgataaatatgatagAAATGTGGATTATAAATACAGATATCCTTCCACTACTCCAGGATACTGAACAGATTTTATTTTAAGGCTATAGCCACAATGTGTCAAATATATAGGAAGGGCAACACTCAAAatgttaactaaaaaaaaataaatctgttttTAAATTGTAATATTTGGTATGATCtggataataattatattttagaattagttttcatttttcaccTGTGTTTCTGGCATTGTGGAGATAAAGCCAGCCTAGAGCTGCCTCTTTTCTCACACCAGAGTTTCTTTAAGACGAAAATATAATAGAgcatttactttgttcttttttctcgaCATGGATTATTTTCCCAGCTCTTGAGATCTTTTGGTACAATCTGTCCTGTTTCTTGTATAGACTCCTACTCAACAGCTGTTGGATGAATCTCCTCTAAATGTTGTGATAGAAACCTAGAAGCATgtatcttcctcttttctctatcaAAATGGTCAAAATCTTGGAGGTGGAATCGAGCAGCcaactggtttgccattttctttaagGCAAGAAATGCTACAACAATttggaaagttaggaagaaagtGAAGATGATATTGACTGCTCGTTCCAGGGGCTGAATTGTCAGACCTTCattaaaaagcaagaagaaaattaGGGGCGATTGCAGTAGAAGGGTCAAGAGCCAAAAGCCAGCCAGCTCTGGAACCTGcaatagtaaaaatattattaacaagAATTTTACTCCTTTAATAAGGCTATAACCACAATGAGTCAATAAGTGCTAATTTAGAACTTACTCTGGGCCAGCAGTGTTAGGCAATATGAAGGATGAAAAGTAGTAAAGGTAGAGAATTTGTCCTGAAGGAACTTATAATTCATTTGGAAAGATAAAGTGAaaggaaattaaactatttaGGAAGAGCTCACAATAGCACAGAagttaaaataaaagtatatccAATTAATAAAACTACAAAGCAGGAAAAGCAATAGACTTAGGAAggaactgggtttgaatcttgctGCTTACACTTAGCAAATGTGTAATCACTAATTTAAACTGAGCCTGTTTTCTCCTCCataaatagtaacaataatactatagagggtttttgtaaggatcaaataagttattttatgtaaaacttaaattgttttataaatgtcCAATATTATTACTGTTGGATAGAAAGTGTTTAGCTAGAATGAGTCAGAGTCTCATATAACCTGGGGAAAATTGATGAAagctttttctcttcatttttagaTCCAGGTTCCAAAGATTCCATTTGGTgtaaaaatagtgttttattgGTAAAGTAGAAAGTCTACTTGAATTTAAATATAGCACTGATAATAAGACTAACAGTATGAAACAAGATCTTACCTTTTCCTGGAGGTTGCCCATATATCCTAAATACAACCGGATGGCCTCAATTAAGGTTATTAGTATAACGACAGTGACTAGAATGAATTTATAATAATCAGGCAAGATGGGATACTGCAGATAAAACCAAAGTGacaatatgttattattattttacatcatCCTGGCAGTAATGTTATAACTAATTCACAGAAGCCCATGACATTTCAGTCTAAAATAAAGGGATGCAGATCTTTATATTGTTAACAATATAATCAGATTTTATACTCACCTTCAGGTGAAGCATGATGATATTACACACCcaccaaaagggaaagaaataaatgttgaaataaaGAGATATCTGTAATGCCAAACTGGAGACTATTTCATTATCtgcaggagaaaggaagggaaaag
The DNA window shown above is from Sminthopsis crassicaudata isolate SCR6 chromosome 2, ASM4859323v1, whole genome shotgun sequence and carries:
- the TMEM17 gene encoding transmembrane protein 17 isoform X2 — its product is MTNNEIVSSLALQISLYFNIYFFPFWWVCNIIMLHLKYPILPDYYKFILVTVVILITLIEAIRLYLGYMGNLQEKVPELAGFWLLTLLLQSPLIFFLLFNEGLTIQPLERAVNIIFTFFLTFQIVVAFLALKKMANQLAARFHLQDFDHFDREKRKIHASRFLSQHLEEIHPTAVE
- the TMEM17 gene encoding transmembrane protein 17 isoform X1; this encodes MELPNQVRQRLANFSRTMFIDTSRTGPEFYGNPDNEIVSSLALQISLYFNIYFFPFWWVCNIIMLHLKYPILPDYYKFILVTVVILITLIEAIRLYLGYMGNLQEKVPELAGFWLLTLLLQSPLIFFLLFNEGLTIQPLERAVNIIFTFFLTFQIVVAFLALKKMANQLAARFHLQDFDHFDREKRKIHASRFLSQHLEEIHPTAVE